The region CCCGGAGACCACGTCGTCTGTAGCTACATCCCGAACTGCGGAGTGTGTCGCTACTGCGCCTCCGGACGCTCGAACCTGTGCGACCAGGGTGCGTCGATCCTCGAAGGCCGGTTCCCGGACGGGTCGTTCAAGTTCCACAAGGACGGCCTTGACTACGGAAGCCTGTGTCTGCTCGGCAGTTTCGCGGAACGGTCCACGGTGTCCCAGCATTCGGTGGTCAAGGTCGACGACTGGATCCCGCTCGAGACCGCTGTCCTGGTGGGCTGCGGCGTACCGGCGGGCTGGGGGGCCGCGGTCTACAACAACGGCCTTCGCCCTGGGGACACCGCGGTGATCTTCGGGATCGGAGGTCTGGGCATCAACGCGGTCCAGGGCGCGGTGATGGCCGGGGCACGGTATATCGTCGCGATCGACCCGCTGCAGTTCAAACGAGATACAGCGCTCAAGTTCGGAGCAACGCACGCCTTCGCCACCGCCGAGGAGGCACACGAGGCGGTCTGCGAGCTGACGTGGGGCCAGATGGCTGACGGCGCGTTGATCTTCGTGGGTACCCCGGACGAAAAGGTCATCTCCGAGGCTTTTGCGATCATCGGGAAGGGTGGCACGGTGAGCCTGGCCAGCCTGGCCGATCCGGCCAAGCTTACCGTGCACATCTCGGGCATGGAGCTGACCCTGATGGAGAAGACGATCAAGGGTTCGCTGTTCGGCTCATCGAATCCGCAGTACGACATCGTGCGGCTGCTGCGCCTCTACGACGAGGGCAAGCTGAAGCTCGATGAGCTGATAACCCAGCGGTACAGCCTTGAGGAAGTGAACCAGGGCTACGACGACCTCCGGGCCGGCAAGAACATCCGCGGCGTCATCATCCACGATTCCTGACCGGAGCGGGACGGTCGCGGTGACGCTCGCCGGGGCCGTCCCGACGATGTTCAGGCGTTTTTGACGCTGGCGATGGGAGGAAAGCGGGAGGATTGTGTTGACCTGGACGGCGGTATGTTGCATAGAACAGTAGTGAGCTGTAGCGTTTTTTGTGCTGCGGTTTCTCGGTTTCCGCAAAGTGACTGTCGCTTGTGGACGAACATGGGAGTCAAGGGGTCAAACGGCCCTGACGCGGTTTGCGTGGCTGGATGAGGTAAGGCTCGGCGCCGGGTTCAGGAGGTGAAATCGGATCGGACCTGTTGTTGGAGGCGTTCGGCTCGGTGTATCGGTTCGATCGGTATCTTCAGCCTTGGGTCGAGTTTTTAATGGTGTCGTGCTGTCTTGTCGTGGTGTTCGGCGATGGGTGGGGGTTCTCCGGTGAGGGTGGCGAGTGCGGTGGCGTTTCCTGGATGCTGGGCGCGGTTGAAGGTGGTGGCGCGTCCGGCGTCGGTGTGTCCGGCGTAGGCGCGGGCGATGGCCGTCAGGACGTCGCCGGTGCGGTCGAGTAGGAGCAGCGGCATCACGACGGTGGTGATGCCTTTGCCCAGCAGGGGGAACCCGTAGAAGCCGAGGTACACCCCGGCGCTGCGACGCACCCCGGCGCGCGGGGTCATCGCCGGCGCCCGGCCGGCGCCGTGAGCCGCTTGGTGGAGCGGCGGAACGCCCAGACGACCACCAGCAGGGCCAGCGCCGTCAGCGGAGTACCCATCGCGATCTTCGCGAACGCCAGCCAGCCCGTGGCGTCGGCGAGATCTGCTGGCACAGGAACGAGAACGGCATCATCAGCGCCGCCAAGGCCCCGGCGCACTCCCCAGCCAGGATCGGCCAGCGTTGTTACACGAGCCGGGACTCGGCCTTTCGTGGGAATGATCTCCATTCGTTCGCGCCCCCGTACGCGAAGTCCCTAGGGTGCGCCCTGCCCTGGAGACGACCGAGGACGGAGCTGCCCTGGTGGAGGGATTTCGCGTCGACCTGACCGCCTTGACCCACGCATCGGAAGGTGTGCGCGACACGATCGACTCGATGAACCGGCGTAGGGTCCGCGACATCGACTGCCCGGCGGATGCCTTCGGCCACGACCGGCTGGCCGCGACCGTTGCTGACTTCTGCGAGCACTGGGACCAGGGCGTTAGCGACCTGACCGAGGACGTCAAGGAGATCTCCGCACGGCTGGCTCAATGCGTCCAGGTCTACCGGCATACAGACGAAGCCGCCCAAGTGCACTTCGAGGGCATCGTGCTGCGTGCTAGCGGCGGCGACCCTGCGGCGCAGTGATGGCAGCGGAACTCGGAACCATCACCGACCCCAAGTCCCTCGTCCAGGGCAACGCCGACGCTGTCCGTACGACTGCGGCCGCCATGCGGGACTACGGTGACGCACTGCACGAAGCAGGCGAAGGACTTAAGCGCATCGACATCGAAGGCTGGAGCGGCCAGGCGGCCGAGCAGTTCCGCTCCGCGTTCGACGGCGAACCGATCAAGTGGCTGGAAGCCGGGGACTGCTTTCAGTACGCAGGTGGGGCGCTGGAGCAGTACAGCGAGTCGTTGACCTGGGCACAGGGACGAGCCGCCGAAGCAATCCGGTTGTGGAACGAGGGCGAAGCCGCGACCCAGCAGGCCAAGGCCGAGCACGCGCGAGCAGCGGAACAAGTGAACTCCCTTGGCGCTGCGGGTGTCGGCGTGGGCGGAAGCATGGTGGTGGCCTCGCTGGGTGGTCTCGGCGCTGAAGCCGCGGGCGACGACAGGGTCGAGGTGATCGACACCGATGACGCCGAACCCGCTCCAGCGCCAGCGCTGCCATGGGAAGACCCGGCGGTCCAGGAGAAGATCCCGGAGGAGTGGGGCGACGGTAAGCCGAACAATTCCGGGGTTGGTCACCGCTGGCTTGACCCGATAGTCACCCGTCCAATGCTGGTGTGCGGATCGACCAGGGCAACCCCAACAACTCTCAGCCGACCCAGCAAGTTGATCACGTCATCGTCCGGGACAATGGGAAGGTGATCGGGCGCGACGGAAACCCGATCGAGGGATCGATCAAGGACAACCCTGAGCAAGCTCACATACCGCTACGTGAATGGAAGCAGTGGAAGTCGTGGAATCACCCGTAGAACCGGTCCGCTACCCCAGTATGCGCGCTGAGATCGTGCTCGCGGTGAAGGCGCTGTCCGATCCGGATTACCAGCAGCGTGTTTGGATCCGGCGGCAGTATCCCCACGAGAATTTCTACGACGATTTCACCCAGAACGCGCACATCCTCTTCGATGACACATGCGTCCTGCCCGACCCGGAAACAGGGGTCGGCGACGTTCTTTACCCGGACGAAGTCGGCGTGCTTCGAGCGCTCGGCGAAGTGCTCGATCCCCTGATCAACGAGCTGGGCAACGTCAGTGACGAGCGCTACCTTCAGCACCCGCAGTGGGCGGAGGTCCTCCGCCGGTCCGAGAGGGCATACCGGGTGCTCAGCCAGAACGACAGCGCGAGTAGGTAAGGCGTCAGGGCAGCTCAGCGCGCTCGACCCGAGCCCGAGCCATTCCGGTAGCCCCCTCGAAACGGGGCTCCGTCGACGTGGCGGGTGATGATGTGTCGATCGCGGAGGGGCGACGTCGTCCAAATAGATCGTTTCTGGAAGGTGGCAGCCCAGTGCCGCCCCACAGAACATTTATGGCGAAGCGCGCATCCCGTTACCGGCGCGCGGGTGAGGCCATGCCGACCGCTCCGCCACGACGGATGCTCGGCTGCGGGTTGTGGGGGAGCGGCGGCGGGTGGTGATGTTAGGGCGCGGTACTAGGCGAGCACGTCGTGGCCGTCTGCTGAGGTGATCGGTGTGTGGTGTCCGGGTGGTTGGTCAGCCGTGGCGACGCGGTTTTTTCCCTTTTTTGCCTGCTGTAGCAATGCGATGTCCGCGGTCTCCTGCAGGGATTTCAGTGTGGTTCCGTGCAGTGGTGCGGTGGCGAGTCCGATGGACACTGTTGCGCTGGGCTTGTCTTTCCCGATCATGATCGGCTTGCCGCCTGCGGGTGTGGTGACTTGGATTGCCCGTTGTTCGATCGAGGTGCGGATGCGTTCGGCGATGACAAGTGCGGTTTGGCGAGGCGTTCTGGGAAGGAGGGCAAGGAACTCGTCGCCGCCCCATCGGCACAGCAGATCACCTTGCCGGGTTTCGGCTCGCAGCACGTGCGCGATGTTTTGAGGATTTCGTCGGCTCCGAGGTGCCCGATGGTGTCGTTCCACTGCTTGAGGTTGTCGAGGTCGATGAGCAGGAGGGACGTGTGTTGGTGGTGGTCGTGGTCGGTAGCCAGCGCGAGCTGTGCCAGTGGCTCGAATGCCGCCCGGACTGGGAGCCCGGTCAGAGGGTCGTGTAGGGCGTTGCGCCGAACGTCCTCGTGGTCTCGCTTTGCCTTCTCGAGGTGGTGTTTGCAGCGGGTGGCCGCGATCGCCAGTGGCAGGACCGGGATGAGCAACAGCGCGGAGTGTGCTTGCAGCACGGCTGTGCATGCTGCGGCCAGCAGTGCGGTGAGCTCGAGTGCGTTGTCGTCGCGGTCGCCGAACAGCCGTGCCGGCCTCCACGTGCGTTCGGAGAGTGCGATGGCGCCCGCGACGAGTGCTGCCTGGGTCAGGAAGTAGGCCGCTACGCATGCGGTCAGACCGAGGGAAACCGTTGTGATACCGGCGGGTGTGGTCGGCCAGGGTGTGTGACCGGTGAGTACCGGGTGAAGGCCCGTGTACTGGGCGAGGGCGTGTGCGGCGAGCATGGAGAGGACGATGCCGCTGGTGCTGAACAGGTATCGGTGTGGTGGTTTGCGTGCGATGAGCCACCGTTGTGTTCGGACCGCGGCGCAGACCGCGAGTGCTAGGAGCGGGGGAAGCAGTATTGCGGCGGTGAACAGCCAGACGCTGGTGAGGTCAATGTGCGCGACACCGCGGTCTCGACTGGCACCGCGCCTGCGTTCTTCGGGCTCGCGGGTCAGCGCGGCGTGGGCGCAGGCGCAGCAGATGAGCACCACGAAGCAGTGGAGATCGGCTGGGTCGTAGTGCTCGGTGAGAACGGCTCTGGCGGCGAAAGTCACGGCGAGCAGGTGCCCCAGCAGCACCCATACCCGTGCCAGGGCGGGCAGCGCCGTCCATCCTCTCGGTCTAGGTCGTGGCTGCGGGATCTGCCCTGGTAAAGGCCAGTTTCGGTGAGATCGTGCGCGGGGGATACTGGGGGCGCCTGGACCGTCGTCCCCGACAGGCGGGCGGGTTGCTTCCGCGCTGGCTGCGGGGCGTGCTGCTAGCGGAGGTGAGTGTCGTGATCGACCGGGACTGGTAACCATCGCTGTGCTGCGCCTTTCGGTGTGAAGCCTCCCCGGCACGGGAGGTGTTGTGCGTGGCAACGCAGACAGTTTCGGTGGGCAGCGCCTCCGCCATCCCCATGTCCGGGGGCGCTGTCCCCGAGCCCTCGACTGTGCGAGTCCCTTGGGGTCAGTGATCGCGGTTGGTGGCGGCGTCGGCCAGCTTCGTCAGTTGAGTGTTGGCCGGCTCGGGTAGTCCGGATTCGTGGAGGGTGGCGATCGCGGTGGTGGTCAGTTCCGTGATCTGCCGCTCGACGGCGTCCAGGGCACCGAGACGGTTCAGCGTCTCGCGGGCTTGATCGACGTGCGTATCGTCGAGTTCGGGGTTGCCCAACAGGTGCTGCAGTAGGTCGATGGCCTCATGATCGTGTTGGTCGCGGGTTCGGGAGAAGGCGTCGGCGATGAGTAGGGTTCGTTTGCCTTCCCGCAGGTCTTCGCCTGCGGGTTTGCCGGTGATGGCAGGGTCGCCGAAGACACCGAGCACGTCGTCGCGGAGCTGGAATGCGATGCCGATCCTGGAGCCGAAGCGGCGCAGGATTTCCAGTGTCCACTGGTCTGCGCCGGCGATTTCGGCTCCGATCTCCAGTGGGCGCTGCACCGTGTAGGAGGCTGATTTGAGTTCGGCGATTCGCACTGCGGTGGGGGAGGTGTGGTCGCCGCGTGCGGGGGAGAGGATGTCCAGGTACTGGCCGGCAAGGACTTCGGTGCGCATGGCTTGCCATGGCCGAAGCGCGCGTGCGACGGCGTGTGGATCCAGACCTGAACTGTGCAGCATGTCGTCGGCCCACACTAGGGCGAGGTCACCGAGTAAGGTCGCTGCGCTTGTTCCGAATTGGACGGCGTTGCCGTTCCACGTTCTGTTGTGGTGCAGTGTGGTGAAGGTGTGGTGGATCGTCGGGTGGCCGCGGCGGGTGTCGGTGTTGTCGATGATGTCGTCGTGCACCAGCATCGCGGCGTGCAGGAGTTCCAGTGCGCTCGCGGCGCGTAATGCGGCCCCTGCCTGGGCTGTGTTGTCGGGTCCGCCCGCTGCGCGCCAGCCCCACCACGCGAAGGTAGGGCGCAGGCGTTTGCCGCCGTTGAGTACGAACTGGACGAGGTGCTCGACGGCTGTCGCGAATGCCGGGTCGAGAGAGCGTGTTTCGGCGCGGTGGAATACCAGGTAGTCGGTTAGGTTCTGCTGTATCCGGTCCAGGAGACCGGTTTCTGTGGAGATGTGCACGCGGACACTGTTGATCGCGTGAGTCCTGATCGGGTATCCGGGGAATTCCGGGACTACGGTCCGTAGATCAGCAAGGACGGTGCGTGCTTGCTCTAGGTTTCGTGATCGAGGGTGTCGGCCATGTTGCGGGTTACCCACGTGGCGATCTCGGTTCTGTTCCGTACGTCGAGCCGGGAGCGCAGGGCAAGGATGTGACTTTCTACGGTCCGGGGGCTGATCACCAGCTCGTCGGCGATTTCTTTGTCTGTCAGTCCTTTCGCGATCAGGAGCGCGATCTCCCGCTGCCGGGGCGTGAGTGCGCCGTCAGCGGGGTTTGGGGGCGTTGAGTGGTTACCCAGCGCGTGCTCCAGCGCTGTGTGTTTGTCGGGCGCCTGGAATGCATGGTGGTAGGCGTGTTCGTAGGAGCCGGTGCCCAGTTGCGTGCGCAGCTGTGTGAGTGCGGCTTTGCGTGCGTCTGCGAATGGCCCCAGTCCAGCGAAGTACACGTGGGTCAGTTGCTGCAGGCGGTCGGCGGCGCCCAGACAAGCACCTGCCTTGTCGGGGTCTCCGGCCGTGGCCCATGCCCAGGCCAGGGCCTCGCTGAGCCACAGGATGCCCCACGAGTCCTGTATCTGCGATTGTTTGCGTAGCGCGCGTTGCAGATGAGTGGTGGCCTGGGCTGGGTCGTGGTCGAACCATAGCGCGAGCAGTCCCTGAAGCCACCATGCGAACGAGAGTGCCCACTCAGCGCCGTGGGCTTCGGCGTGGGCCGAGCATTGTCCGACCGCGTCGCGGGCGAGCACCATGTCTCCGAGGAACAACGCCGAGAGGGCACGAAGCATCAGGCATTGCTGGAGCAGGCCGGCGTCGTTTGTTGTTCGGGCATTGTCGACGGCTTGGGTGAGAGCGTCGAGTGCGCGTGGCGACTGATCAGTCAGCAGTGCTGACAACCCGTCGGCGTAGCTGAGCGCATAGGCTTGGGCTTCTGGTGTGTTGACCTCCTGCGCCAGTTCGAGGACCTCGGCGACGAGGCGTTTCGCTTGTGTTTGCTGGCCTTGGCAGTTGGCGATCAGGGCGAGCAGGGAAACGGCCTTGACGCGCAGCGGGGTGGCCTGCGTGCTGGTCACCGCGAGCATGCGTTTCAGCCACCGTCTGCCCTCATCCATCAGTCCGAGGAACAGCACTGACCTGCTGGCGTTGAGTGACACCGCGATCCTCAGGCCGGTCTCGGGCTCTGTGTGCTCGGCGGAGGTCATCGCCTGGCGGAAGTTGTCCCAGTCCGGGTAGATCCTCTGGAGCGTCCCGACTTCGTTGGGCCCGCACCACGTCAGGGCGGTCTCTTCCGCGAGGGCCGCGTAGTAGGCGCGGTGGCGGCGCCGGAGTTCGTTTTCCTCGTCAAGTTCGCGTAGCCGGTCACATCCGAATGAGCGCAGCGTCTCCAGCATCCGGTAGCGACCCGCGGCTTGATCGATTTCGACGATGCTTTTGTCGATCAGATCAGCGAGCATGACTTCGGGGCGGCGCACGTGTTCGTCGGCGCAGACGGCTTCCACCGCCGCGAGCGTGTAGCCGCCGGCGAACACCGACAGCCTGGCCCACAGCCGCTGATGCGCCGCGGTGAGCAGGTCCCATGACCACTGCACGACTGTGTGCAGGGTGCCGTGATGTTGCTGCTGTCCCGGGTCGCCTCTGGTGAGCAGGTGGAAGCGGACGTTGAGGCGGGACACCATTTGGGTTAGGCCCAGGGAGGGCAGGCGGCGGGCTGCCAGTTCGATGGCCAACGGCACTTGGTCGAGCCGTTCGCACAACTCGAGGGCTGTCGGGTGGTCACTCGGGCCGAGCGTGAGGCCCGCGGCCGCGGCCCGGTCAATCAGCAATTCCACGGCGGTGCTGAGGTCGAGTTTCGGTACCGCGAGGACGTGTTCGCCGTCGGTGTGCAGAGGCTCGCGGCTGGTCGTCAGGATGTGCAGGCCGGGGCACGAGCGCAGCAGGTGACCGATGAGCGTGGCGATGGGTTCGATCAGGTGCTCGCAGTTGTCCAGGACCAGCAGCAGGTTCTTGTCCTGCAGATGTGCGACCAGGGCGTCCTCTTTGGACCGGGCTGATTGGTCGTGTATGTCGAGTGCGACCAGCATGGTCTGAGCCAGCAGTTCGTCCCGGGAGAGGGCAGCCAGCGCTACGCCCCAGACGCCGTCGCCGAATCGCTGGGACTTGTGGATGGCCGAGGCGATCCGTGCGGCTACCCGGGTCTTGCCGACGCCGCCCGTGCCGACCAGCGAAACCAGACGTGTGCCCGCTGCCAGCATGCGCGCGCCACGGTCCACGAGATCGCGGCGTCCCAGGAAGCTGGTCAACTCCGGCGTGTCGTTCAGTGCCCCCGACTGCACACGCTCACCCCCTGTCCAGGTTGGTCTACACATTAACCCTCGGTCGGGCGGGTACCCGGGCTATCACGGAGGCCGGGACCGTCCGTCTGACGGAGTATGCGTGTCCCTGCGGCAGGGGGCCGGGAAATTACCCAGTAACCGCGGATTCGGGAGACTCCGGGAAATTACGGTGCCTCCCACTTGAATTAGTGGTTCGCGGTCCGAGGTGGCGATTTCGCGCATTGCTGGATTCCTCACGGCCTCGAGGTCACGACAGAGCAAAAAAGCTACCTTTCGCTTTCAACTACCGCACAGAAAGTAACTAGAACAGGGTTGAAACTACACCATTCGAGTGATGATTGCGGCGAGCTGCACACGCCCTGTGGCGTTTACCGTGAGCAACGGTATAGGCCTGAGGCGCGCCTCGGCACGAGGCATCCCTTCGCGAAAAGTAGCCGCTAGGGGGTCAAAAACGGTGGCCATCGGGTTCTGCTACGTAGAGTGACAACGGGATCCGATACGGAGTGTCACAATGTCGCGCGACGGAATGGTGACACAACGTGAGCATCTGGGCTAGCGCTGCTTCACGCGGCGTGGTCACAGACAACTCGGCCATTTCGAAGTGCTCTAACCGGGGCTGGTGCCCACGGTCGCTGTTTCGTCTGCCGTCGCCGTTCGGCGGGCGCTGAGCGGATTTTCCTAAGAAGCTCGCTTCAGGCAGGCGACCGGGTAGCCGGATAACCGGGAATTGTCGGTAGTGGATTATCACGGCTTGGGGAAAAACATGGCTTTACGTTCAGGATTTCGCTACCCGATCGCGTTCGCGCAAGCGTTCCCCATGGGAGCGCGAGTTGTCTCCGGCGCGACACCAGCCGAGGGCAAGCCCGACGATGAAGCCGGACCGCGGCAGCGCATCGACGCCGAGACCGGCCTGCCCGTCTGGCTGATCACCGTCGCCGACCTGGCCTCGGTCCGGCTGACGCAGACGGCGGTGACTGTGGAGATCCTCGCCGAGAACAAGCCCGTTCTGCCGCAACGGCCCGAGATCGAGTTCGTCGGCTTGACCGTGGAACCTGTTCGCGGCGGGACCGAGAAAGAGCCGTGGACGACGTTCACCTACCGGGCGCTGGAGGTCGTCGCCGCTCCGAGACGCATGGAGGACACGCGGCCCTTGCCGATGGCGCTGTGGCTGGGAGAACCCGATGAGCCCCAGCGCGCTGGTTCCCCGCAGCGTTCCGTTGGAGGGACGTCGTGACCCGCAACGATCTGCGAGCCGAGATCGTCAACGCCAACGGCCCCGGACAGTCGGTGCTGGATCTGTTGCCTCGGCAGTGGACGCACGCCCCCTGCGACGACGGAGGCTGGTGGCTGCTCGGCGGCGATTTGGCCGGTGACCCCGACGTCATGGTGAAGGTGGAGCACGCCCACCCAGCCGCCGGCCGGGGCGACCTCGCCGAAGCCGTCGCCCTGCTGTTCGGCCGGCTGGTCACGCGTGAACTGGGCGGTCGAGTCGTGAGTACCGACCTGACAGCAGAGGAGGTCGCGGAGCTGAGTTCGCAACTGCGGTGGCTGCGCACGATGATGTGGTCCGGGCGATGAGCGGCGTGCGGTGGACAGCGATCGAACGGGGCACTACGCCCAGACGCATCGCGCGGGGCTGGGCCGAGTTGGCCCTGACGTTGTGGGGTGATACTCGCCCGCCGGACTGGCACACCCGCGCGGCGTGCCGCGGCCGAGCACCACTGTGGTGGGACGGCGCCGACGACAACGCCGGGACCGCGCAGCGCATCTGCCACACATGCCCGGTATGGCGCGAATGCCGTTCCGACGCCGAGTGGTACGAGACCGCAGCGCAGGACACGGCTGTCATCATCGGCATTACCGGCGGTGACACCGCAAGTCAGCGCGCCCGTCGATACGCAGCACACCGGTACGGGATCAGATCCGGATGACACTCAGAGCCTGGTGCCAGGAGGGCGGGATGCCTGCCTCAGGCACCAGGCTCCACCGGCCCCGTGACCAGATTGATTCCGGATATGCCAACTTGCGTGGGCACCCCGATCGCCCGCCGGCGCGGCGGGTACAAGCGAAAGGAACGACAGTTGTGGCCAGTATGAAAGGCCGCCCCGAGCCATGGCTGACCTTCGGAGCCGAGCTGCAACGGCGGCGCGAAGACAGCGGGCTCTCGCTTCGAGACCTGGCCAAGAGGGTCAACTACTCGTTCGGATACCTCGGGAAACTCGAGCGAGGTCAGAGCACTCCCACGCTAGATGTCGCCCGGCGTCTCGATGCCGAACTGGGCATGAGTGAACAGCAGCCGAGGCTGGTGGAACTGGCGATCGAGGCGACAGACGGAGTGACCGGCCTTCGTCTGGCCCGACCGGCTCAACTCCCGCCTGGGGTAGCGGATTTCATCGGTCGGACCCAGGAGTGGCAACACCTGGACGCGATCATGGACGGCAACAGCTCGGGTTCGGTGCGCATGTGCCTGGTGGAAGGGCTGCCCGGAGTCGGCAAGACCGCGCTCGTGGTGCGCTGGGCACACACGATCGCACACCGATTTCCGGACGGGCAGGTGTTCGTCGACCTCCGCGGCTGGGGCCGCGACGACCAGCGCCGCCAGCCCGGTGAGGTGCTCGAGGAGATCCTGCGCGCTCTCGGCGTCCCCTCCGAGGTCATCAGTCCCGATCTTGACAAACGCACCAAGCTGTACCGGAGTGTGCTGGCCGGCAAAGGGATCCTCGTCGTGTGGACAACGCCGCCAGCGCCGACCAGATCCTCCCACTGGTACCCGGGTCCCCCGGTTGCATGGTCGTGGTCACCAGCCGAGTCCGGTTAGATGGCGTCGCCCGGAGCGCCGGAGCGCCCCGGGTTCTCATCGAGCCCATGTCTCCCGACGACGCGCTCACACTGTTGTCCGCAGTCGCTGGCAGGAATTGGGTCCGCGAGCAAAGGGAAGCAGCGGCGGCGGTCGCCGACCGGTGCAGTCGGGTGCCCTTGGCCCTGCGCGCGATCGGCGACCGCGTTGCCGCGCATCCGCAGCACAGCATGGTCGAGCTCGCTGGCGAACTGGCGACGGATGAGGGCCTGCTCGACACGCTGGAATGGCACGACCCGAGCGTGCCCGGCGTCCGAGAAACGATCTCCTGGTCCGACAAACTCCTGCCAAGCCAGCCCCGCCAGGCGTTGCGCATGCTGGGCCCTTACCGCGCAGAGATCGACATGCGAGCCGCCGCGGCCGTGATGCGCTGGCCGCTGCCGCACACCCGGCGGGTGCTGGAACGACTGCTCAACGAGCACCTGCTCACCGAAACGACCCACCAGCGCTACCGGATGACCGACCTCGTGCGGGCCTACGCGACCGAGCGCGCCCTCCAGGATCTGCCACAACACGAGCGCGACAGGGCAATGCAGCGATGGCTGGACTGGTACCTGCATTCAGCCGCCGCAGCCTCCAGAATGCTCGCACCTCATCGTGACCTCCCCGCCTTGGATGCATGCGCGCCCGAGGTCGACGCGCTCGTGGTCGCGCCGCAGGACTACCACGCTGCCCTGGGGTGGTGCGCTCGCGAACTGCCGCACCTTGGCCACGCCATCGACCGCGCGCACGCCCTCGGCCACCACAGCACCGCGTGGAAACTCGCCGTGGTCTACGGCACGTACCTTGAGCTGCGCCGACCATGGCAGACGTGGATCTCCGTGTACTCCACGGCAACCGAAATCGCCCGTGTCTCCCAGGATCGCGCCGGAGAGAGCTGGTGCCTGCACCACCTCGGCAGCGCATGGGCCCACCTGCGCAACTACGACGCCGCCCTGCCCGCGCTCGCCGAGGCGATACGACTTCGCGCGGAAATCGAGGACCAGCAGGGCCTCGCGTGGTCGCGGTGCGTCCTGGGAGCGATGTTCCTGGACATGGGGCGATATTCGGACGGGCACGAACAGTTCGAGCAAGCCTGGCAGACATTTACACAGGTCGCCCCTGCCTACGGGACGGCGAGCGCGCTC is a window of Saccharopolyspora phatthalungensis DNA encoding:
- a CDS encoding putative T7SS-secreted protein → MAAELGTITDPKSLVQGNADAVRTTAAAMRDYGDALHEAGEGLKRIDIEGWSGQAAEQFRSAFDGEPIKWLEAGDCFQYAGGALEQYSESLTWAQGRAAEAIRLWNEGEAATQQAKAEHARAAEQVNSLGAAGVGVGGSMVVASLGGLGAEAAGDDRVEVIDTDDAEPAPAPALPWEDPAVQEKIPEEWGDGKPNNSGVGHRWLDPIVTRPMLVCGSTRATPTTLSRPSKLITSSSGTMGR
- a CDS encoding NDMA-dependent alcohol dehydrogenase; translated protein: MKVKAAVSLAVHHPFEIMELNLDGPGVGEVLIKNVAAGLCHSDLHLTDGDMPPRYPIVGGHEGSGIVEEVGPGVTKVKPGDHVVCSYIPNCGVCRYCASGRSNLCDQGASILEGRFPDGSFKFHKDGLDYGSLCLLGSFAERSTVSQHSVVKVDDWIPLETAVLVGCGVPAGWGAAVYNNGLRPGDTAVIFGIGGLGINAVQGAVMAGARYIVAIDPLQFKRDTALKFGATHAFATAEEAHEAVCELTWGQMADGALIFVGTPDEKVISEAFAIIGKGGTVSLASLADPAKLTVHISGMELTLMEKTIKGSLFGSSNPQYDIVRLLRLYDEGKLKLDELITQRYSLEEVNQGYDDLRAGKNIRGVIIHDS
- a CDS encoding ATP-binding protein — its product is MQSGALNDTPELTSFLGRRDLVDRGARMLAAGTRLVSLVGTGGVGKTRVAARIASAIHKSQRFGDGVWGVALAALSRDELLAQTMLVALDIHDQSARSKEDALVAHLQDKNLLLVLDNCEHLIEPIATLIGHLLRSCPGLHILTTSREPLHTDGEHVLAVPKLDLSTAVELLIDRAAAAGLTLGPSDHPTALELCERLDQVPLAIELAARRLPSLGLTQMVSRLNVRFHLLTRGDPGQQQHHGTLHTVVQWSWDLLTAAHQRLWARLSVFAGGYTLAAVEAVCADEHVRRPEVMLADLIDKSIVEIDQAAGRYRMLETLRSFGCDRLRELDEENELRRRHRAYYAALAEETALTWCGPNEVGTLQRIYPDWDNFRQAMTSAEHTEPETGLRIAVSLNASRSVLFLGLMDEGRRWLKRMLAVTSTQATPLRVKAVSLLALIANCQGQQTQAKRLVAEVLELAQEVNTPEAQAYALSYADGLSALLTDQSPRALDALTQAVDNARTTNDAGLLQQCLMLRALSALFLGDMVLARDAVGQCSAHAEAHGAEWALSFAWWLQGLLALWFDHDPAQATTHLQRALRKQSQIQDSWGILWLSEALAWAWATAGDPDKAGACLGAADRLQQLTHVYFAGLGPFADARKAALTQLRTQLGTGSYEHAYHHAFQAPDKHTALEHALGNHSTPPNPADGALTPRQREIALLIAKGLTDKEIADELVISPRTVESHILALRSRLDVRNRTEIATWVTRNMADTLDHET
- a CDS encoding WhiB family transcriptional regulator, whose protein sequence is MSGVRWTAIERGTTPRRIARGWAELALTLWGDTRPPDWHTRAACRGRAPLWWDGADDNAGTAQRICHTCPVWRECRSDAEWYETAAQDTAVIIGITGGDTASQRARRYAAHRYGIRSG
- a CDS encoding SCO4402 family protein, whose protein sequence is MEAVEVVESPVEPVRYPSMRAEIVLAVKALSDPDYQQRVWIRRQYPHENFYDDFTQNAHILFDDTCVLPDPETGVGDVLYPDEVGVLRALGEVLDPLINELGNVSDERYLQHPQWAEVLRRSERAYRVLSQNDSASR
- a CDS encoding DUF3159 domain-containing protein, which codes for MEIIPTKGRVPARVTTLADPGWGVRRGLGGADDAVLVPVPADLADATGWLAFAKIAMGTPLTALALLVVVWAFRRSTKRLTAPAGRRR
- a CDS encoding polyprenyl synthetase family protein, which translates into the protein MHISTETGLLDRIQQNLTDYLVFHRAETRSLDPAFATAVEHLVQFVLNGGKRLRPTFAWWGWRAAGGPDNTAQAGAALRAASALELLHAAMLVHDDIIDNTDTRRGHPTIHHTFTTLHHNRTWNGNAVQFGTSAATLLGDLALVWADDMLHSSGLDPHAVARALRPWQAMRTEVLAGQYLDILSPARGDHTSPTAVRIAELKSASYTVQRPLEIGAEIAGADQWTLEILRRFGSRIGIAFQLRDDVLGVFGDPAITGKPAGEDLREGKRTLLIADAFSRTRDQHDHEAIDLLQHLLGNPELDDTHVDQARETLNRLGALDAVERQITELTTTAIATLHESGLPEPANTQLTKLADAATNRDH
- a CDS encoding helix-turn-helix domain-containing protein; translated protein: MKGRPEPWLTFGAELQRRREDSGLSLRDLAKRVNYSFGYLGKLERGQSTPTLDVARRLDAELGMSEQQPRLVELAIEATDGVTGLRLARPAQLPPGVADFIGRTQEWQHLDAIMDGNSSGSVRMCLVEGLPGVGKTALVVRWAHTIAHRFPDGQVFVDLRGWGRDDQRRQPGEVLEEILRALGVPSEVISPDLDKRTKLYRSVLAGKGILVVWTTPPAPTRSSHWYPGPPVAWSWSPAESG